The DNA window TCCCGACGAGATCGGCAGGACGCGGCCATCGATCTCGACCTCGAGCGGACCGAGCAGACGAAACTCGACAGTCACTTCGCCGCACCCCTCCCCTCGAGCGCTCGCCTCATGTGGCGGCGGCTCGGTAGCGAGCGGTCAGCTCGTCCGCGAAGTCCTCGAACGTCGTCCACGGCCAGTCGACTCGCGCACTCGACGGATCGCTTCTGACCCTGCCCTCGTTGAACGCGACCGCCAGGTCGGCGAGCAGCACAGCGACGTCGCGCGAGAAGTTGCCGGCCATCAGCCCGTCCACGTAGGACTCGGGCGAAGCCTGCTCGTACGAAGCCCACGGCATCCCGATCCGCGCTCCGACGATCCCGACGACCTCGCGGAGGGTCAGCCTGCGCTCGCCCAGCACCTCGCGTACGACGAAGCCGCGGTAGCCCGGGCGATCCAAGGCTCGTGCGGCGATCGACCCCACGTCCTTGGCCGACACCATCGCCATGGGCAGGTCGGGTTCGATCGCGTCGACGAGGACACCGTCCCGTCTCAGACCGTGAATGCCCGCGGCGAGGTTCTCGAAGTACGTGCCGATCCGAAGGACCAGGACGTTGACGCCCTCGAGTTCGCGCAGCCGCCGCTCCTGTGCTTCGAGCGCTTCGATGAGTCCGAGGTCGCCCTCGCCATCCGCGCACAGACCGCTCAGGAACACGCCATGCTCGATCGAGTTCGCGGCGATGGCGTCGATCATGGCGATACCGATGAGGTCCTGCCAGGAACGATGCTCGCGCGCCAAGCCCTC is part of the Tenggerimyces flavus genome and encodes:
- a CDS encoding NmrA family NAD(P)-binding protein gives rise to the protein MAVVAVVGASGTVGSVAARALLGRGHEVRVLGRCRQRLQPLVDAGAQALVGNLTDVDYLTAAFAGVNRVLTMLPIEGLAREHRSWQDLIGIAMIDAIAANSIEHGVFLSGLCADGEGDLGLIEALEAQERRLRELEGVNVLVLRIGTYFENLAAGIHGLRRDGVLVDAIEPDLPMAMVSAKDVGSIAARALDRPGYRGFVVREVLGERRLTLREVVGIVGARIGMPWASYEQASPESYVDGLMAGNFSRDVAVLLADLAVAFNEGRVRSDPSSARVDWPWTTFEDFADELTARYRAAAT